Proteins co-encoded in one Capsicum annuum cultivar UCD-10X-F1 chromosome 9, UCD10Xv1.1, whole genome shotgun sequence genomic window:
- the LOC107842384 gene encoding TPR repeat-containing protein ZIP4 isoform X2 produces the protein MKIDEISLPERQDDLQNQLCSQIESSIKDIEKHVAATALPDSLSIHLRRSISQLSSLSPLPNSLKLHIWKLSYRLWNACVDLSNASAVALIKHDEEHAKLRQVSADLLFLASDVQGIPSPAIKSTSFFYKTGLIWHDLRKFELANYCFEKASDLLSKVDITNISEYEEKKLLLDLNIARSRTAWEVSDRNLAIALLSRSRNVLFALAENYKALANQYLMFGKAMLSKNEVYEALKLMNDALELCERGLTVVKRTEETLALKELRSKTLRFLAASHLQRDEFESVLKCVKVLRDGEKDQHPSLSVLAMKAWLGLGRYGEAEKELRGMVVDKGIPEGVWVSAVESYFQVVGAAGAVAVKGVFLGLLGRCHVSADAAVRVVNKVIGNPSGGGEEARLRAKVVSDLVSDDRIQTLLSGEDASKERTAMHALLWNCAAENFRSKDLLTSADIFEKSMLYVPSDIESRNLRAKGFRVLCLCYMGLSQLDRAQEYINEAEKLEPNIASAFLKFKIYLQKNESNGAITQVQALPSCLDFTTEFLSLAAHEAIACRCLPVAVASLSLLLNFYSTGKQMPTTEVVVFRTLVMILSQDPQNDSDILKQMKRAHSRLLEISAENFFGKGESGRRERNWFSVNAWNSGVKTGQQNQYAICAEFFKLASEFYGASIDEEKEGNHVMVCKSLIMTVSAIISDEKQRTNTLLENEVKEAVSLLDRAGKMLMSSSTDYDKLEAIIEPNLLFVYTWCAFDLHSRLDDTGSQQLLLIKRFANSKYCNPKHLLQIGIDAAQGPSSNHEVAIFALSTCLSTFLALPSPDYKRIE, from the exons ATGAAAATCGACGAGATCTCTTTGCCTGAGCGTCAGGACGATCTCCAGAATCAACTATGCTCTCAAATAGAATCATCCATCAAAGATATCGAAAAACATGTAGCTGCTACTGCGTTGCCGGATTCCTTGTCTATACATCTCAGACGTAGCATCTCTCAGCTGAGTTCTCTCTCTCCTCTCCCTAATTCCCTCAAACTCCACATCTGGAAACTCTCCTACCGCCTTTGGAATGCTTGTGTCGATCTTTCTAATGCTTCCGCTGTTGCTCTTATAAAACACGATGAAGAACACGCAAAGCTCCGTCAAGTTTCAGCGGACCTCCTCTTCCTGGCCAGTGACGTCCAAGGCATTCCATCACCTGCGATTAAATCCACATCCTTCTTCTATAAAACCGGTCTTATTTGGCATGACCTTCGAAAATTTGAACTCGCCAACTATTGCTTCGAGAAAGCTTCCGATCTGTTGTCCAAAGTTGACATCACTAATATTTCAGAATATGAAGAGAAAAAGCTTCTGTTAGATCTCAATATTGCTCGATCACGAACCGCTTGGGAAGTCTCTGATAGAAATTTAGCGATTGCTCTATTGAGTCGATCCAGAAACGTGCTCTTCGCTCTTGCCGAGAACTATAAAGCTTTAGCTAATCAGTATTTGATGTTTGGAAAAGCAATGCTGTCAAAAAATGAAGTTTATGAAGCATTGAAACTGATGAATGACGCACTGGAATTGTGTGAACGGGGTTTGACAGTAGTTAAGAGGACAGAGGAGACATTAGCTTTGAAGGAACTGAGATCCAAGACGCTTAGATTTTTGGCAGCATCACATTTGCAGAGAGATGAATTTGAGAGTGTGTTGAAATGTGTAAAGGTTTTAAGAGACGGTGAGAAGGATCAGCATCCGAGTCTTAGTGTGTTGGCAATGAAAGCATGGCTGGGATTGGGGAGGTATGGGGAAGCGGAGAAGGAGCTAAGAGGAATGGTGGTGGATAAGGGGATTCCCGAAGGTGTTTGGGTATCAGCTGTTGAGTCATACTTTCAAGTTGTGGGGGCTGCTGGTGCAGTCGCTGTGAAGGGAGTTTTTTTAGGACTTCTTGGAAGGTGCCATGTAAGTGCTGATGCAGCAGTTAGGGTGGTGAATAAGGTAATAGGGAATCCTTCTGGTGGTGGTGAAGAGGCAAGGTTGAGGGCAAAGGTGGTGTCGGACCTGGTGTCTGATGACAGGATTCAAACGCTCTTGAGTGGAGAGGATGCTTCCAAGGAGAGAACAGCTATGCATGCTCTTCTCTGGAACTG TGCAGCAGAAAACTTCCGATCAAAAGATCTCCTGACCAGTGCCgatatatttgaaaaatctatGCTTTATGTCCCTTCTGACATAGAGAGCAGAAATCTCAGAGCAAAGGGATTTAGAGTTTTATGTCTCTGCTACATGGGCCTTTCACAGCTTGATCGTGCTCAAGAATACATAAACGAGGCAGAGAAG ctTGAGCCTAATATAGCTAGTGCCTTCCTGAAG TTTAAAATCTACCTGCAAAAAAATGAAAGCAATGGCGCCATCACTCAGGTGCAGGCATTGCCAAGTTGCCTTGACTTCACCACTGAATTCCTCTCTCTAGCAGCTCATGAAGCTATTGCTTGCCGTTGTCTACCAGTTGCTGTTGCTTCTCTGTCACTTCTCTTGAATTTCTACTCCACAGGGAAACAGATGCCAACAACTGAGGTTGTAGTTTTCAGGACTTTAGTCATGATTTTATCTCAGGATCCTCAGAATGACTCTGATATCCTAAAGCAGATGAAACGAGCTCATTCTCGTCTACTTGAGATAAGCGCTGAGAATTTTTTTGGGAAAGGTGAGAGCGGAAGAAGGGAAAGAAATTGGTTTTCAGTGAATGCATGGAATTCAGGGGTTAAAACAGGACAGCAGAACCAATATGCAATTTGTGCAGAGTTCTTTAAATTGGCATCAGAGTTTTATGGTGCTTCAATTGATGAAGAGAAAGAAGGCAACCATGTAATGGTTTGCAAATCACTGATTATGACAGTATCTGCGATAATCTCTGATGAGAAGCAAAGAACGAATACGTTATTGGAAAATGAAGTGAAGGAAGCTGTTTCTTTGCTAGACAGAGCAGGAAAG ATGTTAATGTCAAGCTCAACAGATTATGACAAGTTAGAGGCCATCATCGAGCCTAATCTCTTGTTTGTGTACACTTGGTGTGCTTTTGATCTACACTCAAGGCTTGATGACACGGGAAGCCAACAGCTCCTCCTTATAAAGCGCTTTGCAAACTCAAAATACTGCAACCCGAAGCATCTACTTCAGATTGGCATTGATGCTGCACAAGGACCAAGCTCCAACCACGAAGTAGCCATCTTTGCATTAAGCACCTGCCTCTCTACCTTCCTGGCCTTGCCTTCGCCTGATTAT AAGCGTATAGAATAA
- the LOC107842384 gene encoding TPR repeat-containing protein ZIP4 isoform X1 → MKIDEISLPERQDDLQNQLCSQIESSIKDIEKHVAATALPDSLSIHLRRSISQLSSLSPLPNSLKLHIWKLSYRLWNACVDLSNASAVALIKHDEEHAKLRQVSADLLFLASDVQGIPSPAIKSTSFFYKTGLIWHDLRKFELANYCFEKASDLLSKVDITNISEYEEKKLLLDLNIARSRTAWEVSDRNLAIALLSRSRNVLFALAENYKALANQYLMFGKAMLSKNEVYEALKLMNDALELCERGLTVVKRTEETLALKELRSKTLRFLAASHLQRDEFESVLKCVKVLRDGEKDQHPSLSVLAMKAWLGLGRYGEAEKELRGMVVDKGIPEGVWVSAVESYFQVVGAAGAVAVKGVFLGLLGRCHVSADAAVRVVNKVIGNPSGGGEEARLRAKVVSDLVSDDRIQTLLSGEDASKERTAMHALLWNCAAENFRSKDLLTSADIFEKSMLYVPSDIESRNLRAKGFRVLCLCYMGLSQLDRAQEYINEAEKLEPNIASAFLKFKIYLQKNESNGAITQVQALPSCLDFTTEFLSLAAHEAIACRCLPVAVASLSLLLNFYSTGKQMPTTEVVVFRTLVMILSQDPQNDSDILKQMKRAHSRLLEISAENFFGKGESGRRERNWFSVNAWNSGVKTGQQNQYAICAEFFKLASEFYGASIDEEKEGNHVMVCKSLIMTVSAIISDEKQRTNTLLENEVKEAVSLLDRAGKMLMSSSTDYDKLEAIIEPNLLFVYTWCAFDLHSRLDDTGSQQLLLIKRFANSKYCNPKHLLQIGIDAAQGPSSNHEVAIFALSTCLSTFLALPSPDYVSVALMLRKLVSLRSIHGVDTNDDATMEIYTEAYRIMVGLKEGEYPVEEAKWLAMTAWNRAAVPVRMGHMDEAKRWMSMGLELAKKVPGMQTYRSCMDDFIAGFEKKLSGT, encoded by the exons ATGAAAATCGACGAGATCTCTTTGCCTGAGCGTCAGGACGATCTCCAGAATCAACTATGCTCTCAAATAGAATCATCCATCAAAGATATCGAAAAACATGTAGCTGCTACTGCGTTGCCGGATTCCTTGTCTATACATCTCAGACGTAGCATCTCTCAGCTGAGTTCTCTCTCTCCTCTCCCTAATTCCCTCAAACTCCACATCTGGAAACTCTCCTACCGCCTTTGGAATGCTTGTGTCGATCTTTCTAATGCTTCCGCTGTTGCTCTTATAAAACACGATGAAGAACACGCAAAGCTCCGTCAAGTTTCAGCGGACCTCCTCTTCCTGGCCAGTGACGTCCAAGGCATTCCATCACCTGCGATTAAATCCACATCCTTCTTCTATAAAACCGGTCTTATTTGGCATGACCTTCGAAAATTTGAACTCGCCAACTATTGCTTCGAGAAAGCTTCCGATCTGTTGTCCAAAGTTGACATCACTAATATTTCAGAATATGAAGAGAAAAAGCTTCTGTTAGATCTCAATATTGCTCGATCACGAACCGCTTGGGAAGTCTCTGATAGAAATTTAGCGATTGCTCTATTGAGTCGATCCAGAAACGTGCTCTTCGCTCTTGCCGAGAACTATAAAGCTTTAGCTAATCAGTATTTGATGTTTGGAAAAGCAATGCTGTCAAAAAATGAAGTTTATGAAGCATTGAAACTGATGAATGACGCACTGGAATTGTGTGAACGGGGTTTGACAGTAGTTAAGAGGACAGAGGAGACATTAGCTTTGAAGGAACTGAGATCCAAGACGCTTAGATTTTTGGCAGCATCACATTTGCAGAGAGATGAATTTGAGAGTGTGTTGAAATGTGTAAAGGTTTTAAGAGACGGTGAGAAGGATCAGCATCCGAGTCTTAGTGTGTTGGCAATGAAAGCATGGCTGGGATTGGGGAGGTATGGGGAAGCGGAGAAGGAGCTAAGAGGAATGGTGGTGGATAAGGGGATTCCCGAAGGTGTTTGGGTATCAGCTGTTGAGTCATACTTTCAAGTTGTGGGGGCTGCTGGTGCAGTCGCTGTGAAGGGAGTTTTTTTAGGACTTCTTGGAAGGTGCCATGTAAGTGCTGATGCAGCAGTTAGGGTGGTGAATAAGGTAATAGGGAATCCTTCTGGTGGTGGTGAAGAGGCAAGGTTGAGGGCAAAGGTGGTGTCGGACCTGGTGTCTGATGACAGGATTCAAACGCTCTTGAGTGGAGAGGATGCTTCCAAGGAGAGAACAGCTATGCATGCTCTTCTCTGGAACTG TGCAGCAGAAAACTTCCGATCAAAAGATCTCCTGACCAGTGCCgatatatttgaaaaatctatGCTTTATGTCCCTTCTGACATAGAGAGCAGAAATCTCAGAGCAAAGGGATTTAGAGTTTTATGTCTCTGCTACATGGGCCTTTCACAGCTTGATCGTGCTCAAGAATACATAAACGAGGCAGAGAAG ctTGAGCCTAATATAGCTAGTGCCTTCCTGAAG TTTAAAATCTACCTGCAAAAAAATGAAAGCAATGGCGCCATCACTCAGGTGCAGGCATTGCCAAGTTGCCTTGACTTCACCACTGAATTCCTCTCTCTAGCAGCTCATGAAGCTATTGCTTGCCGTTGTCTACCAGTTGCTGTTGCTTCTCTGTCACTTCTCTTGAATTTCTACTCCACAGGGAAACAGATGCCAACAACTGAGGTTGTAGTTTTCAGGACTTTAGTCATGATTTTATCTCAGGATCCTCAGAATGACTCTGATATCCTAAAGCAGATGAAACGAGCTCATTCTCGTCTACTTGAGATAAGCGCTGAGAATTTTTTTGGGAAAGGTGAGAGCGGAAGAAGGGAAAGAAATTGGTTTTCAGTGAATGCATGGAATTCAGGGGTTAAAACAGGACAGCAGAACCAATATGCAATTTGTGCAGAGTTCTTTAAATTGGCATCAGAGTTTTATGGTGCTTCAATTGATGAAGAGAAAGAAGGCAACCATGTAATGGTTTGCAAATCACTGATTATGACAGTATCTGCGATAATCTCTGATGAGAAGCAAAGAACGAATACGTTATTGGAAAATGAAGTGAAGGAAGCTGTTTCTTTGCTAGACAGAGCAGGAAAG ATGTTAATGTCAAGCTCAACAGATTATGACAAGTTAGAGGCCATCATCGAGCCTAATCTCTTGTTTGTGTACACTTGGTGTGCTTTTGATCTACACTCAAGGCTTGATGACACGGGAAGCCAACAGCTCCTCCTTATAAAGCGCTTTGCAAACTCAAAATACTGCAACCCGAAGCATCTACTTCAGATTGGCATTGATGCTGCACAAGGACCAAGCTCCAACCACGAAGTAGCCATCTTTGCATTAAGCACCTGCCTCTCTACCTTCCTGGCCTTGCCTTCGCCTGATTATGTAAGTGTGGCACTCATGCTGAGGAAACTTGTAAGTCTAAGAAGCATCCATGGAGTTGATACTAATGATGATGCAACAATGGAAATATACACAGAAGCGTATAGAATAATGGTGGGTTTGAAGGAAGGAGAATATCCGGTTGAAGAAGCGAAATGGCTTGCCATGACAGCATGGAATAGAGCAGCTGTCCCTGTGAGGATGGGACATATGGATGAAGCAAAGAGGTGGATGTCTATGGGTTTGGAGCTGGCCAAGAAAGTTCCGGGGATGCAAACGTACAGGTCATGCATGGATGATTTTATTGCAGGGTTTGAGAAGAAATTATCAGGAACATGA